One Azospirillum sp. TSA2s genomic region harbors:
- a CDS encoding glycosyltransferase family 4 protein yields the protein MTFDPPSILFVNRVFPPDRGATGRCLSDLSGRLAAAGWRVTVVADGARTDCRAPAGVTLCRTGGVVAAGERPDARAYLDSLCRLTGRALRLPRHDLVVTMTDPPLLALAGPVLAARHGAASLHWCQDLYPDLLPVLGVRMPAILRRMAGHGMTRALRRHSGVVAIGRCMRERILATGVPADRMTLLPNWPDPAIRPLPKEENDFRLSLGLEEGDGRFLVVYSGTLGLAHPMQGVLEAAARLQDSDPAVLFLLVGEGRGFAAVEEAARDRGLRNLRRLSWQPAERLAECLSAADLHLVSMDPAAEGMLVPSKLVGVQAAGRPCLFLGPVGSEAAARVEGCGLVIDPFDGPAIADAVRAYGADPGRCAAEGERAVRLSAAWTADRAAAAFAGLAERLVAERRLARPVMGRPLPHA from the coding sequence GTGACGTTCGATCCGCCGTCCATCCTGTTCGTCAACCGGGTGTTCCCGCCGGACCGCGGGGCCACCGGCCGTTGCCTGTCGGACCTTTCCGGCCGTTTGGCGGCTGCAGGCTGGCGGGTAACTGTGGTCGCGGACGGGGCGCGGACGGACTGCCGCGCGCCGGCCGGCGTCACGCTTTGCCGCACCGGCGGCGTGGTCGCGGCAGGGGAGAGGCCGGACGCGCGCGCCTATCTCGATTCGTTGTGCCGGCTGACCGGCCGGGCCTTGCGCCTGCCGCGCCACGACCTGGTGGTGACGATGACCGATCCGCCGCTGCTGGCGCTGGCCGGTCCGGTTCTGGCCGCCCGGCATGGGGCGGCGTCGCTGCACTGGTGCCAGGACCTGTACCCGGACCTGCTGCCGGTGCTGGGGGTGCGGATGCCGGCGATCCTCCGGCGAATGGCCGGCCATGGCATGACGCGCGCCCTGCGCCGGCATAGCGGGGTGGTCGCCATCGGGCGCTGCATGCGCGAGCGCATCCTGGCGACGGGTGTACCGGCCGACCGGATGACTCTGCTGCCGAATTGGCCCGATCCGGCGATCCGCCCGCTGCCGAAGGAAGAAAACGACTTCCGCCTGTCGCTGGGCCTGGAGGAGGGCGACGGCCGTTTCCTGGTCGTCTATTCCGGGACGCTTGGGCTCGCCCATCCGATGCAAGGCGTTCTGGAGGCCGCGGCCCGGCTGCAGGACAGCGATCCCGCCGTGCTTTTCCTGCTGGTCGGCGAGGGAAGGGGATTTGCCGCGGTGGAAGAGGCCGCGCGCGATCGAGGTTTGCGCAACCTGCGGCGGCTTTCCTGGCAGCCGGCAGAGCGGCTGGCGGAGTGCCTGTCCGCCGCCGATCTGCATCTGGTGTCGATGGACCCGGCGGCGGAGGGGATGCTGGTGCCGAGCAAGCTGGTCGGGGTGCAGGCGGCGGGGCGGCCCTGCCTGTTTCTGGGGCCGGTCGGGAGCGAGGCGGCGGCACGGGTCGAGGGCTGCGGTCTGGTGATCGACCCGTTCGACGGTCCGGCCATCGCCGATGCGGTCCGCGCCTATGGCGCCGATCCCGGCCGGTGCGCGGCGGAGGGGGAGCGTGCGGTCCGGCTATCCGCCGCCTGGACCGCAGACAGGGCTGCCGCGGCCTTCGCCGGACTGGCCGAACGCCTCGTGGCGGAACGCAGGCTTGCCCGGCCGGTGATGGGAAGGCCGCTGCCCCATGCCTGA
- a CDS encoding glycosyltransferase family 2 protein, with amino-acid sequence MTAIPVSVVVMTRDEAANLPVCLPSLARFAECFVVDSGSGDGTPDIALFHGAQLVPFRWNGRYPKKKQWCLDTLPFAHDWVLFVDADERPTAELVEEIGRLMAGSSADGPSHAAYWIDGRPVVRGRPLRFGCWNRKLALLDRRRVRFPEQPDLDVASMWEVEGHYQPEVAGTTGRLRQPMDHDDAKPLSAWFDRHNRYSDWEAALRADGRMERLIDGEPDIAPALSKRMCGIAGRRTQKRLFQRLPGRPLWAFLHAYVLRLGFLDGAAGLDHALARAFYYWQVGFKMRSAAQAREASARFPAVETYPENPPIMRPVGDPYSSSNAMRSPPSAFSRSKVRLRTPGSSIR; translated from the coding sequence ATGACAGCCATTCCGGTATCTGTGGTCGTGATGACGCGCGACGAGGCGGCGAACCTGCCCGTCTGCCTGCCGTCGCTCGCCCGTTTTGCCGAGTGCTTCGTGGTCGACAGCGGCAGCGGCGACGGAACGCCGGACATCGCCTTGTTCCACGGTGCGCAGCTGGTTCCTTTCCGTTGGAACGGCCGTTATCCCAAGAAGAAACAGTGGTGCCTGGACACTCTGCCCTTCGCCCATGACTGGGTTCTTTTTGTCGATGCCGATGAACGGCCGACGGCGGAATTGGTGGAGGAGATTGGCCGCCTGATGGCGGGATCCTCAGCCGACGGACCCAGCCATGCCGCCTATTGGATCGACGGCCGGCCGGTCGTCCGTGGCCGGCCGCTGCGGTTCGGCTGCTGGAACCGCAAGCTCGCCCTGTTGGACCGCCGGCGCGTGCGTTTTCCCGAACAGCCCGATCTGGATGTCGCCTCCATGTGGGAGGTGGAGGGGCATTACCAGCCGGAGGTCGCCGGCACGACCGGCCGGCTGCGCCAGCCGATGGACCATGACGACGCCAAGCCGCTCTCGGCCTGGTTCGACCGTCACAACCGCTATTCCGACTGGGAGGCGGCCTTGCGCGCCGACGGCCGGATGGAGCGGCTGATCGACGGCGAGCCGGACATCGCCCCCGCTCTTTCCAAGCGCATGTGCGGAATCGCGGGCCGGCGGACGCAGAAGCGGCTGTTCCAGCGACTGCCCGGCCGGCCGCTCTGGGCCTTCCTGCATGCCTATGTGCTGCGCCTGGGGTTTCTCGACGGTGCAGCAGGGCTCGATCACGCGCTGGCGCGCGCGTTCTACTATTGGCAGGTCGGGTTCAAGATGCGGTCGGCCGCACAGGCGCGGGAGGCGTCAGCCCGCTTCCCGGCGGTCGAAACCTATCCTGAAAATCCACCGATCATGCGACCGGTGGGCGATCCTTACTCCTCGAGCAATGCGATGCGGTCGCCGCCCAGTGCCTTCAGCAGGTCGAAGGTGCGCTTGCGCACGCCCGGGTCCTCGATCCGGTAA
- a CDS encoding helix-turn-helix domain-containing protein has protein sequence MSATKTKLAPAHTLSRRGEGPNPIDIHVGARLRLRRTLLGLSQEKLGEAVGITFQQLQKYERGSNRISASRLYNLSQVLGVPVSYFFDDMPSPDQITAESPAESMSETDEFESMARRETLELVRAYYRIEDPGVRKRTFDLLKALGGDRIALLEE, from the coding sequence ATGAGCGCGACCAAGACCAAACTCGCCCCCGCCCACACCCTGTCGCGCCGCGGCGAAGGTCCCAACCCCATCGACATCCATGTCGGCGCCCGCCTGCGGCTTCGCCGCACCCTGCTCGGCCTGAGTCAGGAAAAACTGGGCGAGGCGGTCGGGATCACCTTCCAGCAGCTGCAGAAGTACGAGCGCGGGTCGAACCGCATCAGCGCCAGCCGCCTCTACAATCTTTCGCAGGTGCTGGGCGTGCCGGTCAGCTACTTCTTCGACGACATGCCGTCGCCTGACCAGATCACCGCCGAATCCCCTGCCGAGAGCATGAGCGAGACGGACGAATTCGAATCGATGGCGCGCCGCGAAACGCTGGAGCTGGTCCGGGCCTATTACCGGATCGAGGACCCGGGCGTGCGCAAGCGCACCTTCGACCTGCTGAAGGCACTGGGCGGCGACCGCATCGCATTGCTCGAGGAGTAA
- a CDS encoding colanic acid biosynthesis glycosyl transferase, whose product MTAPAPPRLAILTVVRNDRAGLADTHDSLRGQLGRDVVWLVADGASTDGTAEWLAAHAESPLWWRSCPDSGLYDAMNDLLDAARRLDCSHALFLNAGDRLAAADSGTRLLQAIARHPGCALLYGDALERQGDGRILLKRARSHRWAPLGMFTHHQAMIYRVSALADLRFDPRYRIAADYAFTLAVLGHGEAVRLSWPVCLFAPGGLSQRDAAEGRREQTAIRRCHYRCGAASAAAVAAAQRVALAVRHYFPSAYAKLRFRCPET is encoded by the coding sequence ATGACGGCGCCCGCCCCTCCCCGCCTCGCCATCCTGACCGTGGTCCGCAACGACCGCGCCGGGCTGGCCGACACCCATGACAGCCTGCGCGGTCAACTGGGCCGCGATGTCGTCTGGCTGGTGGCCGATGGCGCCTCCACCGACGGAACCGCGGAGTGGCTGGCCGCCCATGCCGAGAGTCCCCTCTGGTGGCGGTCGTGCCCCGACTCGGGGCTGTACGACGCGATGAACGACCTGCTCGACGCCGCCCGTCGGCTGGACTGCAGCCATGCCCTGTTTCTGAACGCCGGCGACCGGCTGGCGGCGGCGGACAGCGGGACGCGCCTGCTGCAGGCGATTGCCCGGCACCCCGGCTGCGCCCTTCTCTACGGCGATGCGCTGGAGCGGCAGGGGGACGGACGTATCCTCCTGAAGCGCGCCCGGTCGCACCGCTGGGCGCCGCTGGGTATGTTCACCCACCATCAGGCCATGATCTACCGGGTTTCCGCTCTGGCAGACCTTCGCTTCGACCCCCGCTATCGGATCGCAGCCGATTACGCCTTCACGCTTGCCGTTCTTGGCCACGGTGAGGCGGTGCGGCTGAGCTGGCCCGTCTGCCTGTTCGCCCCCGGCGGCCTGTCACAACGCGATGCCGCCGAGGGCCGGCGAGAGCAAACCGCGATTCGCCGATGCCATTACCGCTGTGGAGCGGCAAGCGCAGCGGCGGTAGCCGCAGCTCAGCGAGTCGCGCTGGCAGTGCGTCATTATTTTCCCTCAGCATACGCGAAATTACGTTTCCGGTGCCCGGAAACATAA
- a CDS encoding SLBB domain-containing protein, with translation MPQSPGSAANSFASPLEAAFSARAGESLRQFGYDLFGPAADAAGADAAPGAIQGDYVLNTGDAVLVTLRGQKSFSKRFTIDRNGQLVVDDLRPLTAAGLTLDALRRDLAAAAAATWPSTDAFASLAEVRRIGVLVTGAVRRPGRQEISAFANVLDALSAAGGVERGGSLRAVRLMRAGGSVTVDLYALQIAGASGNADMPLRDGDRLFVPPLGATVAVAGPVKRPGIYELPPGGGPLSAAELRDLAGGSLRPGQGRLLRFGIGPTGEEMTEEVADADARRFGDGDLLLLAPRREDRRGEVRLEGHVLRPGPRAWSRAKTLPGLLSRTDLRPDPYLPFAALESTIPATGARDLRPVALSAVLNGKDRRDLGEGDTLYVLGSADVDFLTSEPVLAILRGDRQPPQDACPGLVALARTLTAEPAGPLATGPQARAAATLTGARTPCPPLFAAVPDLLPLALRHSVLRLTGVPRPGFYPMADGAESAGARETIVESQAPQYELIGHVRHPGTRRLAAGTTLRKALADGKLLRRDVYPLLGIVERYDRRTLTRLYLPFSPQEVAAGRADRGLADGDRIHLFAADDIRSLEKPAEAATDDKADGESEPAMLAAVLDPAIVAVIGERTVQVRGAVRDPGGYPVADRTPLVSLIAAAGGLSADADPTVAELTAVNGTRSSIDLSRDGARSVGPGDALRINPRPQALESRAVAIEGAVRRPGRYDIGRGETLASLIARAGGLLDDAYPAGAVLTRESERRREKEQFQRQARELERTLALEVEKGEPVKSENVALARQLASQLRSAEPLGRVVVEADPAVLRGRPELDLLLEPDDRILIPKRPLTVAISGEVLHPTAAQFVSGKTADDYLGEAGGTTRDADTGRSFLVLPDGRARPLALSSWNHRVDAIPPGSILVVPRDPRPFDGLDATKAVGNILSQLAITAASISVITR, from the coding sequence TTGCCGCAATCGCCTGGAAGCGCCGCAAACTCTTTCGCTTCTCCCCTCGAAGCTGCCTTCTCCGCCCGCGCCGGCGAGTCGCTGCGCCAATTCGGCTATGACCTGTTCGGCCCTGCCGCGGATGCCGCAGGGGCGGACGCAGCCCCCGGCGCCATTCAGGGCGATTATGTGCTGAACACCGGCGACGCCGTGCTGGTGACCCTGCGCGGCCAGAAATCCTTCAGCAAGCGCTTCACCATCGACCGCAACGGGCAGCTGGTGGTGGACGACCTGCGCCCGCTGACCGCCGCCGGCCTGACGCTGGATGCCCTGCGGCGGGACCTTGCCGCGGCGGCAGCAGCCACATGGCCCAGCACCGACGCCTTCGCCTCGCTGGCGGAAGTGCGACGGATCGGCGTTCTGGTCACCGGCGCCGTCCGCCGGCCGGGCCGGCAGGAGATCAGCGCCTTCGCCAACGTGCTGGACGCGCTGTCCGCGGCCGGTGGGGTGGAGCGTGGCGGCAGCCTGCGCGCCGTGCGGCTGATGCGGGCGGGCGGCAGCGTCACCGTCGACCTCTATGCCCTGCAGATCGCCGGTGCCTCCGGCAATGCGGACATGCCGCTGCGCGACGGCGACCGCCTGTTCGTTCCGCCGCTGGGCGCCACCGTCGCCGTCGCCGGACCGGTGAAACGGCCGGGAATCTACGAGCTTCCGCCCGGCGGCGGCCCGCTGTCGGCGGCGGAGTTGCGCGACCTTGCCGGCGGCTCGCTGCGGCCCGGCCAGGGGCGGCTCCTCCGGTTCGGCATCGGTCCCACCGGCGAGGAGATGACGGAGGAGGTCGCGGACGCCGATGCCAGGCGCTTCGGCGACGGCGACCTGCTGCTGCTCGCCCCGCGGCGCGAGGACCGCCGCGGCGAGGTGCGGCTGGAGGGGCATGTCCTGCGTCCCGGCCCGCGCGCCTGGAGCCGGGCCAAGACGCTGCCTGGACTGCTGTCCCGCACCGATCTGCGCCCCGATCCCTATCTGCCCTTCGCCGCCCTGGAAAGCACCATCCCCGCCACCGGTGCGCGTGACCTGCGGCCGGTCGCCCTGTCCGCCGTCCTGAATGGCAAGGACCGCCGCGACCTGGGCGAAGGCGACACGCTGTATGTGCTGGGGAGCGCGGATGTCGATTTCCTGACCTCGGAGCCGGTGCTGGCCATCCTGCGCGGCGACCGGCAGCCACCGCAGGATGCCTGCCCCGGACTGGTCGCGCTCGCCAGGACCCTGACGGCGGAACCGGCTGGGCCGCTCGCCACCGGACCGCAGGCCCGCGCCGCCGCCACGCTGACCGGCGCCCGCACGCCCTGTCCGCCGCTGTTCGCCGCGGTGCCAGACCTGCTGCCGCTGGCCCTGCGCCATTCGGTTCTGCGCCTGACCGGCGTGCCGCGCCCCGGCTTCTATCCCATGGCCGACGGGGCGGAGAGCGCCGGCGCCCGCGAGACCATCGTCGAGTCGCAAGCGCCGCAGTACGAACTGATCGGTCATGTCCGTCACCCCGGCACCCGCCGGCTGGCCGCCGGAACCACGCTGCGCAAGGCGCTGGCCGACGGCAAGCTGTTGAGACGCGATGTCTATCCGTTGCTGGGCATCGTCGAGCGATACGACCGGCGGACCCTGACCCGGCTCTATCTGCCCTTTTCTCCGCAGGAGGTTGCCGCCGGGCGGGCGGATCGCGGACTGGCCGACGGCGACCGCATCCACCTGTTCGCCGCCGACGACATCCGCAGCCTGGAAAAGCCCGCCGAGGCAGCGACCGACGACAAGGCGGACGGAGAAAGCGAGCCGGCGATGCTGGCGGCCGTGCTCGATCCCGCCATCGTCGCGGTGATCGGCGAGCGGACGGTCCAGGTGCGCGGTGCGGTACGCGATCCCGGCGGCTACCCGGTCGCCGACCGCACGCCGCTGGTCTCCCTGATCGCCGCGGCCGGCGGGCTGTCCGCCGATGCCGACCCGACGGTTGCGGAACTGACGGCTGTCAATGGCACACGCAGCAGCATAGACCTTTCCCGCGACGGCGCACGATCGGTCGGGCCCGGCGATGCGCTGCGGATCAATCCGCGGCCGCAGGCGCTGGAATCGCGCGCCGTGGCCATCGAAGGGGCGGTGCGCCGCCCCGGCCGCTACGACATCGGTCGCGGCGAGACGCTGGCCTCGCTGATCGCGCGGGCCGGCGGTCTGCTGGACGACGCCTATCCCGCCGGGGCGGTGTTGACCCGTGAGAGCGAGCGCCGCCGCGAGAAGGAGCAGTTCCAGCGCCAAGCCCGCGAACTGGAACGGACGCTGGCGCTGGAGGTGGAGAAGGGCGAACCGGTGAAGTCGGAGAATGTGGCGTTGGCCCGCCAACTCGCCTCCCAGCTCCGAAGCGCCGAACCGCTCGGCCGCGTGGTGGTCGAGGCGGACCCCGCCGTCCTGCGCGGCCGGCCGGAGCTGGACCTGCTGCTGGAGCCCGACGACCGTATTCTGATCCCGAAACGGCCGCTGACCGTGGCGATCTCGGGCGAGGTGCTGCACCCCACCGCCGCGCAGTTCGTCAGCGGCAAGACGGCGGACGATTATCTCGGCGAGGCCGGCGGCACCACCCGCGATGCCGACACCGGCCGGAGCTTCCTGGTCCTGCCCGACGGACGGGCCCGGCCGCTGGCGCTGTCCTCCTGGAACCACCGGGTGGACGCGATTCCGCCGGGTTCGATCCTGGTGGTGCCGCGCGATCCGCGCCCCTTCGACGGTCTGGACGCCACCAAGGCGGTCGGCAACATCCTGAGCCAGTTGGCGATCACGGCCGCCTCGATCTCGGTGATCACGCGATGA
- a CDS encoding histone deacetylase family protein: MIVIHSEEHRLQAGRSELNDGQLVPCYEKPARADIVRARIEAVGLGPIMEPTRHGIAPLERVHDAGYLNFLQTAWDEWVKEHGADIDALPLNWVAPGMSRRRVPRSIDGRLGFYSFDAGTPITAGTWRAATAAADSALTGADRLRAGDRSAFALCRPPGHHAGHAFYGGYCFLNNAAIAAQSLRDGGAARVAVLDVDYHHGNGTQEIFWERGDVLFVSIHADPADEFPYFCGHADETGAGAGEGANLNLTLPWGTDWDGYAQALAAAAARIRAFGADALVLSLGADTYGGDPISRFRLLSEDFLRMGAAIAGIGLPTLFVLEGGYAVDDLGVNVANVLTGFEQG, from the coding sequence GTGATCGTCATTCACAGCGAAGAGCATCGGCTGCAGGCCGGCCGGTCCGAACTCAACGACGGCCAGCTCGTGCCCTGTTATGAGAAGCCGGCCCGCGCCGATATCGTCCGGGCGCGGATCGAGGCGGTGGGGCTGGGCCCGATCATGGAACCCACCCGTCACGGCATCGCGCCGCTGGAACGGGTGCATGACGCCGGCTATCTCAATTTTCTGCAGACCGCTTGGGACGAATGGGTGAAGGAACATGGCGCCGACATCGACGCGCTGCCGCTGAACTGGGTGGCGCCGGGCATGTCGCGGCGCCGGGTGCCGCGCTCCATCGACGGGCGACTCGGCTTCTACTCCTTCGATGCCGGGACGCCGATCACTGCCGGGACCTGGCGGGCCGCCACCGCCGCCGCCGACAGCGCGCTGACCGGCGCCGACCGCCTGCGGGCCGGCGATCGCAGCGCCTTCGCGCTGTGCCGTCCGCCCGGTCACCATGCCGGCCATGCCTTCTACGGCGGCTATTGCTTCCTGAACAACGCCGCGATTGCGGCGCAGTCCCTGCGCGACGGCGGGGCCGCGCGGGTGGCGGTGCTGGACGTCGACTATCACCACGGCAACGGCACGCAGGAGATTTTCTGGGAGCGCGGCGACGTGCTTTTCGTGTCGATCCATGCCGATCCGGCCGACGAATTCCCCTATTTCTGCGGCCATGCCGACGAGACCGGAGCCGGGGCGGGGGAGGGAGCGAACCTGAACCTGACGCTGCCCTGGGGGACCGACTGGGACGGCTATGCCCAGGCGCTGGCCGCCGCCGCGGCGCGCATCCGTGCATTCGGTGCCGACGCGCTGGTGCTGTCGCTGGGGGCGGACACCTATGGCGGCGACCCGATCTCCCGCTTCCGGCTGCTGTCGGAGGATTTCCTGCGCATGGGCGCGGCCATCGCCGGTATCGGGTTGCCGACCCTGTTCGTGTTGGAGGGCGGCTATGCCGTCGACGACCTCGGCGTGAATGTCGCCAACGTCCTGACCGGTTTCGAGCAGGGCTGA
- a CDS encoding putative metalloprotease CJM1_0395 family protein — protein sequence MRAVAADLSITSPSIGTYAPPRSQPLRRDGKAASDGGKDSAEGKGQGGGATDTVTLSDAAQQQVQKLKQADTSVRQHEAAHQAAGGAQAGGASFTFTRGPDGKNYATAGEVPIDVSPESEPTATVAKMEQVKAAALAPADPSPQDLRVAAQADAAKLQAQSEQRRQGGDTASGRAAAAYGAAQALGNSAGAGRGLTV from the coding sequence ATGCGGGCGGTGGCTGCCGACCTTTCCATCACCAGCCCGTCCATCGGGACCTATGCCCCCCCACGCAGCCAGCCGCTGCGGCGGGATGGGAAGGCCGCGTCGGACGGTGGGAAGGATAGTGCCGAAGGGAAGGGGCAGGGCGGTGGCGCCACCGACACCGTCACCCTGTCCGACGCGGCACAGCAGCAGGTCCAGAAGCTCAAGCAGGCCGACACCAGCGTCCGCCAGCACGAGGCGGCGCATCAGGCGGCCGGCGGCGCCCAGGCCGGCGGTGCCTCCTTCACCTTCACCCGCGGGCCGGACGGCAAGAACTACGCCACCGCCGGCGAGGTGCCGATCGACGTCAGTCCCGAGTCGGAACCGACCGCCACCGTCGCCAAGATGGAGCAGGTGAAGGCCGCGGCCCTTGCCCCGGCCGACCCGTCGCCGCAGGATTTGCGCGTCGCCGCGCAGGCGGACGCGGCGAAGCTGCAGGCCCAGTCGGAACAGCGCCGGCAGGGTGGTGACACCGCGTCCGGACGGGCGGCTGCCGCCTATGGCGCGGCACAGGCGCTGGGCAATTCCGCCGGAGCGGGGAGGGGGCTGACGGTCTGA
- the aguB gene encoding N-carbamoylputrescine amidase encodes MTASTTVPSSRTVTVAATQMACSWDRAANVDGVESLIREAAAKGAQIILPQELFETPYFCKDQKQSLFELAAPAEGHPVIGRMQAMARELSVVIPVSFFEKARNAYYNSMAMVDADGSLLGVYRKSHIPDGPGYQEKFYFSPGDTGIQVFKTRYATVGCAICWDQWFPETARVMALKGAEILLYPTAIGSEPQDSSIDSQGHWTRVMQGHAGANLMPLVASNRVGVEQGESCALTFYGSSFIAGPQGEIVAQADRESRTVLTATFDLDRIAAQRASWGVFRDRRPELYGALLTLDGETTPRR; translated from the coding sequence ATGACCGCTTCGACCACCGTTCCTTCGTCCCGTACCGTCACCGTCGCCGCCACCCAGATGGCCTGCAGCTGGGACCGTGCCGCCAACGTCGACGGCGTCGAATCGCTGATTCGCGAGGCCGCCGCCAAGGGCGCGCAGATCATCCTGCCGCAGGAGCTGTTCGAGACCCCCTATTTCTGCAAGGACCAGAAGCAGTCGCTGTTCGAACTGGCCGCTCCGGCCGAGGGGCATCCGGTGATCGGACGCATGCAGGCGATGGCCCGCGAGTTGTCGGTGGTGATTCCCGTCAGCTTCTTCGAGAAGGCGCGCAACGCCTATTACAACTCGATGGCAATGGTCGATGCCGACGGCAGCCTGCTGGGCGTCTACCGCAAGTCCCACATCCCCGATGGCCCCGGCTATCAGGAGAAGTTCTATTTCAGCCCCGGCGACACCGGCATCCAGGTGTTCAAGACCCGCTACGCCACCGTCGGCTGCGCCATCTGCTGGGACCAGTGGTTCCCGGAGACCGCCCGCGTCATGGCGCTGAAGGGGGCGGAGATCCTGCTCTATCCCACAGCCATCGGTTCGGAGCCGCAGGATTCCTCCATCGACAGCCAGGGTCATTGGACGCGGGTGATGCAGGGCCATGCCGGCGCCAACCTGATGCCGCTGGTCGCCTCCAACCGCGTCGGGGTGGAGCAGGGGGAAAGCTGCGCGCTGACCTTTTACGGCTCGTCCTTCATCGCCGGGCCGCAGGGGGAAATCGTGGCGCAGGCCGACCGTGAGAGCCGGACGGTCCTGACCGCGACCTTCGACCTCGACCGGATCGCGGCACAGCGCGCCTCCTGGGGTGTCTTCCGCGACCGCCGTCCGGAGCTGTACGGCGCCCTGCTGACGCTGGACGGCGAGACGACGCCGCGTCGCTGA
- a CDS encoding MarR family winged helix-turn-helix transcriptional regulator, whose protein sequence is MEASVKGWGPERPGESEDQAGSADGALSFVVREVNRAFARALQTRIARSGVSMGQWFFLRALWEEDGLTQRELSHRVGMMEPTTVTAVNVMEAQGLVQRVRNSHDRRKMNIFLTDKGRALRDTMMPSASEIAQIAIDGIAPEELDVTLDVLRRVGANLNAASAAARESEEE, encoded by the coding sequence ATGGAGGCGTCTGTCAAGGGGTGGGGGCCCGAACGCCCCGGCGAGTCGGAGGACCAGGCCGGTTCGGCCGACGGTGCTTTATCGTTCGTCGTCCGGGAAGTGAATCGCGCCTTCGCCCGCGCCCTGCAGACGCGCATCGCGCGGTCTGGGGTCAGCATGGGGCAATGGTTCTTCCTGCGCGCCCTGTGGGAGGAGGACGGCCTGACCCAGCGGGAATTGAGCCACCGCGTCGGCATGATGGAGCCGACCACCGTCACCGCGGTCAACGTGATGGAGGCGCAGGGGCTGGTCCAGCGCGTCCGCAACAGCCACGACCGCCGGAAGATGAACATCTTCCTGACCGACAAGGGCCGGGCCCTGCGCGACACGATGATGCCCAGCGCGTCCGAGATCGCCCAGATCGCCATCGACGGCATCGCGCCGGAGGAACTGGACGTGACGCTGGACGTGCTGCGCCGCGTCGGTGCCAACCTGAACGCCGCCTCCGCCGCCGCCCGCGAGAGCGAGGAAGAGTAG